The following proteins are co-located in the Amyelois transitella isolate CPQ chromosome W, ilAmyTran1.1, whole genome shotgun sequence genome:
- the LOC132904224 gene encoding uncharacterized protein LOC132904224 translates to MANRPTQNQMAALVEFLERNPGIARGLLRTQQAKQETRKKWQEFAESTNALGGIIKDGQAWAKYWTEKKSALKKICQQRAQSMRRTGGGVDVVPELSLLELRLVAVMGGDSFATGTRGIAVDPFPQSNVSKIT, encoded by the exons ATGGCAAACAGACCCACACAGAACCAAATGGCGGCGTTAGTGGAGTTCCTAGAGCGAAATCCAGGAATTGCGCGAGGCCTTCTGCGAACGCAGCAGGCCAAACAAGAAACCCGCAAAAAGTGGCAGGAGTTCGCGGAGTCCACTAACGCCTTGGGTGGGATAATAAAAGATGGGCAGGCTTGGGCTAAG TATTGGACTGAAAAAAAGTCGGCTCTTAAAAAGATCTGCCAACAAAGGGCTCAGTCCATGAGGCGCACCGGAGGTGGGGTAGATGTGGTGCCGGAACTATCTTTGTTGGAACTGCGCCTAGTGGCAGTCATGGGTGGGGACTCATTTGCCACGGGCACAAGGGGAATAGCAGTAGACCCCTTTCCCCAAAgtaatgtaagtaaaataacataa